In Chitinivibrionales bacterium, the genomic window ACCCTCTTGAGCACCACATATTCAAAGGGCACCGGCTGGATCGATAGGTCGCCGGTTGAGATGGGGAACAGCGCGTACTGCACTTTCACCACAAACTCCTTTTCGCCGTTCACCGTTTCCATGGCGCTTTTGGAGGGAAGCTGATTGAACAGCCGTGCGACGGCGAAGTCCTTGCTCAGGTTTTTTTCCAGTTTGTCGTACAGGCCGGCAAGCCCCTGCTGCGAGAGCTGCGCCTGCGAGCCGGCCTTCTGGCAGACCTTGACCGTGAGGATGGTCTGTTCGCCGGTAAAAAGGCTCTTCTTGCCGGTCTGCAGCACCACCCGTACGTCCGTGGTCTGCACCGCCTCCTTGCCGATGGTGATGGCGAAGGGCGCGGAGGAATACGGTTTTCCGTCGACGACGGCCTGAAGCGCCGGGAAGGTGAACGTGCCGGTTTTCTTCGGCGCAATGGCGTAATTGAAAAAGTAGGTCGTGGTGACGCTCTGCGTCATGGCGCCATTGACAACCGAGATTGACGTGGACGACGACTGGTTGCGGTTCACGCCCAGCACGTCGAAGTCTTCACTTTTGGGCACCTGCGGCGCGGCAAGGCCGGCGAGCTGCTTGCTGCTGGTGATCTGGGCCTGAATCTGTATCTGCTCGCCGAGCATGGCGCTGGTGCGGTCGGCGGTGACGGAAAAGGAGATGTTCTGGGACCAGGAAATGCCGAACGCAATTGGAATGATGGATATGAGGCGGGGAAGAAGGAATCCCGCACCTTTTTGAATTAAGGAATGTTTTTTAGAATCAGTCATATGCTGAATTTCTATTGCCTGACGCCATTCGAATCTCTCTATATCAACGAATAACGGTGTCATTCCCTCGAAAGCGGGAATCCAGTCTTAACTGGTTACTGGATGCCCGTTTTCGCGGGCATGACAGTGTGTCAACCAGTCACACAGAAATCGAAAAATAATTACCAGTCTTTCTCCACTTTTTTCTGTCCCGCAACGCCCATCTTTTCCGGCTTCTTGTTCAATTCCTTGTCATCATCTGAAAACTGCTCAATGATCCTTTTCGCCTCGTCCTTTTTCATGTCTTCCTGTTTCTGCTGCGGCGTGGGCTCGGGTTTTTGTTGCTCCTGGTCTTTTTTGTTTTGGTCCTGCTGCTGGTTCTGCTTGTCCTGCTTATTGTCGTCTTTCTTGTTCTGATCTTGCTTTTGGTCCTGCTTGTTTTGGTTTTTCTTATCCTGATTCTGCTGGTTTTTATTGTCCTGTTTGTTTTGATCCTTGTTGTCTTTGTTCTGCTTGTTGTCCTTGTTGTTTTGCTGTTGCTGCTGCTCCATCTGCTTTATTTTCTTCTGCGCAAGCTGCACGTTCCATTTCGTGTCCCTGTCGGAAGGCCGCAAATCAAGAGACTTAATATAATTTTCCAGCGCGGCCTTGTACTTTTCCATGGCCTGCTGGCCGTTTTGAGCGCCGAGGCGCTCACCCTGCATGAACTGGGCGTTGCCGAGGTTGTAATACAGCGCGGCAAGCGCTTTTTTGTCCTTGATTTCTTTTGCCTGGCCGTACGATTCTTCCGCTTTGTCAAAGTCGCCGAGCCGGTATTGCGCGGACCCCTTGTTCATTTTGAGCTTCTGCTCGGCCGGATACTCGAGGATGAGGTTGTCATACGACTTTAGGGCCTCGTCATACTTTTTGCTCTGATAAAGGCTGTTCGCATTTTTATTCTTCGAATACAATTCGTCGGAAAAGGAAGACATTGCCAAGCCGCAGAAACATACAATGATGCAGGCGCCGATGAACAGCGTGGATTGCTTTTGACGGTATCCTGAAAAATTGCTCACCCGATTCTCCCTTTCCATTCCTGCATGGACCGCGCAACGGGCGGAACGGCGGATTCGAGGAAAAGGAACAGCAGCGCGATCGCAAGGAACCACTGGTACTGTTCCTCGAACACGTTCATCCGGTCGGCGCCGAGCTCGTTTTTTTCCATTTTGGAAATTTCACGGTAGATGCCGGGCATGTCAAGCGTCGTGCCGGCGTGAAAATACTTGCCGTGTCCCTCCATGGCGATTTTTTCGAGCATGAGCGAGTTGAGGCGCGTCATGACGAGGTTCCCCTCGGCGTCTTTTTTGTAGGCAACGTTGCCCTTTCCTTTACCGACAGGAATAGGCACGCCGCTTTCCGAGCCGATGCCCACGGTGAATATTTTTATCCCCTGTTGTGCCGCCTTCTGCGCCGTGACCTCGACGTCGCCGGTGTGGTCCTCGCCGTCGGAGAGGAGAACGAGCACCTTCGACTTGTTCTTCTGGGTCTTGAACGCGTCGATCGCCTGGTTGATCGCGTCGGCGATGGCCGTGCCCGGCGTCTGCACCCAGTCGGTGTTCACCGCGTCGAGGAACATCTTCGCCGCGCCGTAGTCGAGCGTGAGGGGGCACTGCACGAAGCTCTCGCCCGCGAACACGATGATGCCCACCCGGTCCCCCTTGAGCAGGTCGATGAATTTTTCGGTCTCGAATTTCGCGCGGTCGAGACGGTCGGGCGCGACGTCCTCGGCGAGCATGCTTTTTGATATGTCAAGCGCAACGATGATGTCCACGCCCTTCCGTTCCACCATTTCCATTTTCACGCCGAACCGCGGCCGGGTGAGCGCCAGCACCGCGAAAAACACGAACGCGAGGAACAGCACCCATCTGACCACCTGCCGCTGCAGTATTTTCTCCGGCGTCAGGCGCTTCATGAGCGCAAGCGAGGCGAAACGGGAAAGCGCCGCCTGCTTCCATTGGTGGGCGAGGATGAAGATTCCGACCAGCAGCGGGATGCAGAGCATCAGCCAGAAATAGGTGGGGCTGCCGAATCTCATGATCTGTTGCCTTCGTTTCTTAAAGTATATGCGGACACGAGTGTATGCGTACATGCGGAAAAAGCAGTCTGATGGGCCAAACGCTTCCATGTATTTCCGCATTCACGCATCAGCGCATCCATGCTTTCTCGCATTTCCGCCTTGATTTTTTCATCACGGAATCCTCCTGAACAGCGTAAGCGACAGCAGGCTTTCCACGAACAGCACGATACACCCGGCGATGAGCCAGCCGAAGAACCGGTCGGCATAGCTCGTGTAGAGCTTTGTCTTGATCATCGTCTTTTCCATTTTGTCAATGGTGTCGTAGATTTCCTTGAGCTTCTCCGCGTTCTGCGCCCTGAAATATTTTCCGCCGGTTGCGGCCGCGATGTCGGTGAGCAGTTGCTCGTCGAGGTCGGAGCGGATCATCTGCATCTGCACCACCTTCTGTCCTGTAAAGGGGTTGATCCCCTCGGCGGGAAAGGGCACCTCGCCCTCCCTGCCCACGCCGATGGTGTATATCTTTATACCGAGCGCGCCTGCCGCCTTCGCGGCCGC contains:
- a CDS encoding tetratricopeptide repeat protein yields the protein MSNFSGYRQKQSTLFIGACIIVCFCGLAMSSFSDELYSKNKNANSLYQSKKYDEALKSYDNLILEYPAEQKLKMNKGSAQYRLGDFDKAEESYGQAKEIKDKKALAALYYNLGNAQFMQGERLGAQNGQQAMEKYKAALENYIKSLDLRPSDRDTKWNVQLAQKKIKQMEQQQQQNNKDNKQNKDNKDQNKQDNKNQQNQDKKNQNKQDQKQDQNKKDDNKQDKQNQQQDQNKKDQEQQKPEPTPQQKQEDMKKDEAKRIIEQFSDDDKELNKKPEKMGVAGQKKVEKDW
- a CDS encoding VWA domain-containing protein yields the protein MRFGSPTYFWLMLCIPLLVGIFILAHQWKQAALSRFASLALMKRLTPEKILQRQVVRWVLFLAFVFFAVLALTRPRFGVKMEMVERKGVDIIVALDISKSMLAEDVAPDRLDRAKFETEKFIDLLKGDRVGIIVFAGESFVQCPLTLDYGAAKMFLDAVNTDWVQTPGTAIADAINQAIDAFKTQKNKSKVLVLLSDGEDHTGDVEVTAQKAAQQGIKIFTVGIGSESGVPIPVGKGKGNVAYKKDAEGNLVMTRLNSLMLEKIAMEGHGKYFHAGTTLDMPGIYREISKMEKNELGADRMNVFEEQYQWFLAIALLFLFLESAVPPVARSMQEWKGRIG